A window of the Lysinibacillus irui genome harbors these coding sequences:
- the hisA gene encoding phosphoribosylformimino-5-aminoimidazole carboxamide ribotide isomerase, which yields MEFRPCIDLHEGKVKQIVGSTLGYTDQAVVENYISNHDASYFAQLFAKDQLTGGHVIMLGSGNEEAALAALAAYPQGLQIGGGITAENAQKFIDAGASHVIVTSYIFHDGQLDLVRLKHLNQLIGKERLVIDLSCKMRDGKWFVVTDKWTRFSHFEVNATSIAYIEQFCDELLIHAVDVEGKKGGMQESLVRDLAAWTSIPTTYAGGVRSVEDLEKFNLLANGKLHVTIGSALSLFGGDLPYTDVVKYCKKDGIL from the coding sequence TTGGAATTTAGACCTTGCATCGATTTACATGAAGGCAAAGTAAAACAAATTGTCGGGAGCACTCTAGGGTATACGGATCAAGCCGTCGTAGAAAATTATATTTCTAATCATGATGCTAGCTACTTTGCTCAACTGTTTGCAAAAGATCAGTTGACGGGTGGTCACGTCATCATGCTTGGTTCAGGAAATGAAGAAGCCGCTTTAGCTGCTTTAGCTGCCTACCCCCAAGGCTTACAAATTGGTGGTGGCATTACAGCTGAAAATGCACAAAAATTTATAGATGCAGGGGCTTCACATGTCATTGTCACATCCTATATTTTTCATGATGGTCAGCTAGATTTAGTACGTTTAAAACATTTAAACCAATTAATTGGTAAAGAACGTCTCGTCATTGACCTCAGTTGTAAGATGCGTGATGGAAAGTGGTTTGTCGTAACAGATAAATGGACCAGATTTAGTCATTTCGAAGTCAATGCAACGTCCATAGCCTATATTGAGCAGTTTTGTGATGAACTTTTAATTCACGCTGTTGATGTGGAAGGGAAAAAAGGCGGAATGCAAGAAAGTTTGGTACGGGATTTAGCTGCTTGGACTTCCATCCCAACCACTTACGCTGGCGGTGTTCGTTCAGTTGAAGACTTAGAAAAATTTAACCTATTAGCCAACGGAAAACTGCATGTGACCATCGGAAGTGCCCTCTCTCTTTTTGGCGGAGATTTACCATATACAGATGTAGTGAAATATTGTAAAAAGGACGGGATTTTGTGA
- a CDS encoding GTP pyrophosphokinase: protein MKTEFEVNSLKSFQTELTRFFLAYKFALQEVETKINILQEEFKLIHEYNPIEHISTRVKTPKSILAKMMKKELPPSMEAVRENIRDIAGARITCSFVEDIYKVSAMLQAQHDIEVVEVKDYIAHPKENGYQSLHLIIKIPIFMSDHMEKVYTEIQIRTIAMDFWASLEHKIYYKYNKEVPEHIRIELKEAALQAAELDRKMERLNKEINILKENETEPSLLDSTPISHLANYLAEFPSKNKE, encoded by the coding sequence ATGAAAACCGAATTTGAAGTAAACTCTTTAAAGTCATTTCAAACTGAACTCACACGCTTCTTTTTAGCCTATAAATTTGCCCTACAAGAAGTGGAGACGAAAATTAATATCTTACAAGAAGAATTTAAGTTAATACACGAATATAATCCAATTGAGCATATATCGACACGTGTAAAAACACCAAAAAGTATTTTAGCGAAGATGATGAAAAAAGAGCTTCCTCCTTCAATGGAAGCCGTTCGTGAAAACATCCGTGATATAGCAGGGGCTCGGATCACCTGTTCTTTTGTAGAGGATATTTACAAGGTAAGCGCCATGTTACAGGCGCAGCATGACATAGAGGTTGTAGAGGTAAAAGATTATATTGCCCATCCAAAAGAAAATGGTTACCAAAGCTTACATCTCATTATTAAAATCCCGATCTTTATGTCAGACCATATGGAAAAGGTTTATACAGAAATCCAAATTCGTACAATAGCAATGGATTTCTGGGCAAGCTTGGAACATAAAATTTATTATAAATATAACAAAGAAGTACCCGAGCATATACGAATTGAATTAAAAGAAGCCGCCCTACAAGCAGCTGAGTTAGATCGAAAAATGGAACGACTAAATAAAGAAATCAATATTTTAAAAGAAAATGAGACTGAGCCTTCATTGTTAGATAGTACCCCTATCTCTCATTTAGCTAACTATTTAGCAGAATTTCCTAGCAAAAATAAAGAATAA
- the recD2 gene encoding SF1B family DNA helicase RecD2, with product MTDHLDLFELNKFFILGRPIVSIFHNAQNMYSIVRVKIQETNLQYEDKEIIVVGYFPPLQMDEQYRFTGILKQHPKYGAQFQIETFTKEVPATEQGIIHYLSSDLFVGIGKKTAETIVEKLGANALRVILEDPSALDAVPRLSTEKKEVIHRTIEQNLGLERVMIQLNEWGFGPQLGMKIYQTYRTETIELLTENPYRLIEDVEGVGFFRADELGAKLGITGKHPDRVKAAIFHVLNTAALSDGHVYLDAEDVLPLVKDMLEQSQRQEIPFEDISKACIELREEGKICGEETRLYLPSLYFSEVGIASKIVSLIERNNKAEHFSKDEIRKAIGETEELLNVTYAETQANAIEQALNSAVMILTGGPGTGKTTVVRGVVEVYAKLHGLSLNPKEYAQKEEPFPIILCAPTGRAAKRLAESTELPAMTIHRLLGFTGQEKEEETEREVTGKLIIVDEMSMVDTWLAHQLLKALHEDVQVVFVGDQDQLPPVGPGQVLKDLLASKQLPTVELTDVYRQAEGSTIIELAHQIKKGTIPNDLTAKTSDRSFIKASADQVANVVTQVVKSAVAKGQEIRNIQVLAPMYKGPAGIDNLNKMIQELINPNDTGTRKELVFGDVTYRIKDKVLQLVNQPESNVFNGDMGEVISIIKAKETIEKQDLLVVSFDGIEVTYQRSDLNQLTLAYCCSIHKSQGSEFQTVIMPVVRGYSKMLRRNLLYTGITRAKNFLILCGEPDVLADGLQRTDDLQRFTSLRARLNPMDLNDEIIEVDAVSVEEEESKELSNEQKLTAETAPYIHPMIGMEDISPYDFLDD from the coding sequence ATGACAGATCATTTAGATTTATTCGAGCTCAATAAATTTTTTATACTCGGACGTCCAATCGTCTCCATTTTTCATAATGCACAAAATATGTATTCGATTGTACGTGTGAAAATTCAAGAGACAAACTTACAATATGAAGATAAAGAGATTATCGTTGTTGGTTATTTTCCACCGCTACAAATGGATGAGCAATATCGTTTTACAGGGATTTTAAAGCAACATCCTAAATATGGAGCTCAATTTCAAATTGAGACTTTTACAAAAGAGGTACCTGCAACCGAACAAGGCATTATACATTACTTATCCAGTGATTTATTCGTAGGAATTGGGAAAAAAACGGCTGAAACGATTGTTGAAAAATTAGGAGCTAATGCACTCCGTGTTATTTTGGAAGATCCTAGCGCGCTCGATGCTGTACCACGGCTATCTACTGAAAAAAAAGAAGTGATTCATCGCACCATTGAGCAAAACTTAGGCTTAGAACGAGTGATGATTCAGTTAAATGAGTGGGGCTTTGGACCACAGCTCGGGATGAAAATTTATCAAACCTATCGAACTGAAACAATTGAATTATTAACAGAAAATCCATACCGTTTGATTGAAGATGTTGAGGGGGTTGGTTTCTTTCGAGCTGACGAATTAGGTGCGAAATTAGGCATTACTGGCAAACATCCTGATCGTGTCAAAGCAGCGATTTTCCATGTTTTAAATACGGCTGCATTATCGGATGGACATGTATATCTTGATGCTGAAGATGTTTTGCCCCTCGTTAAGGATATGCTTGAACAAAGCCAACGACAGGAGATCCCATTTGAAGACATTTCTAAAGCGTGTATCGAACTGCGTGAAGAGGGAAAAATTTGTGGTGAAGAAACTCGGTTATATTTACCATCACTTTATTTTTCTGAGGTAGGCATTGCATCGAAAATTGTTTCGCTCATTGAACGAAATAATAAGGCGGAGCATTTTAGTAAAGATGAAATTCGTAAAGCTATTGGTGAAACAGAGGAGTTACTTAATGTTACCTATGCCGAAACACAGGCCAATGCTATTGAGCAAGCCTTAAATTCAGCGGTCATGATTTTAACGGGCGGCCCTGGGACTGGGAAAACGACTGTTGTCCGTGGAGTCGTTGAAGTATATGCAAAGCTGCATGGCTTATCATTAAACCCAAAAGAATATGCGCAAAAAGAGGAGCCTTTTCCAATCATTCTTTGTGCACCAACTGGACGTGCTGCTAAACGATTAGCTGAATCGACTGAACTTCCTGCAATGACTATTCATCGACTACTTGGCTTTACAGGGCAAGAAAAAGAAGAAGAGACAGAGCGTGAGGTGACTGGCAAGCTGATTATTGTGGACGAAATGTCCATGGTGGATACATGGCTTGCTCATCAGTTATTAAAAGCATTACATGAAGATGTTCAGGTTGTCTTTGTTGGTGACCAGGATCAGCTTCCACCCGTAGGTCCAGGACAGGTGTTAAAGGATTTATTAGCATCCAAGCAATTGCCGACGGTTGAATTAACTGATGTCTACAGGCAAGCTGAAGGTTCTACGATTATTGAACTTGCCCATCAAATAAAAAAAGGAACCATTCCCAATGATCTTACAGCCAAAACATCAGATCGTTCATTTATTAAGGCTTCAGCTGATCAGGTTGCGAATGTCGTTACGCAAGTTGTAAAAAGTGCGGTGGCAAAAGGTCAAGAAATTCGTAATATTCAAGTGCTAGCCCCCATGTATAAAGGACCTGCTGGCATTGATAATTTAAACAAAATGATACAAGAGCTCATCAATCCAAATGATACGGGTACTCGAAAAGAGCTTGTCTTCGGCGATGTCACCTATAGGATAAAGGATAAAGTCCTGCAGCTAGTCAATCAACCTGAAAGTAATGTTTTTAATGGTGATATGGGGGAAGTCATAAGTATTATTAAGGCGAAGGAAACAATAGAAAAGCAAGATTTACTAGTCGTTTCCTTTGATGGTATTGAAGTAACCTATCAACGTAGTGATTTAAATCAATTGACATTAGCCTATTGTTGTTCAATCCATAAATCACAAGGCTCTGAGTTTCAAACCGTTATTATGCCTGTTGTCAGAGGATATTCAAAAATGTTGCGTCGTAACCTTTTATACACAGGCATTACACGTGCAAAAAATTTCTTGATACTTTGTGGCGAACCTGATGTGCTGGCAGATGGCTTACAGCGTACGGACGATCTACAGCGATTCACTTCCTTACGAGCTAGACTCAACCCAATGGATCTGAATGATGAGATTATTGAAGTCGATGCAGTCTCAGTGGAAGAAGAAGAGAGTAAAGAGCTATCCAATGAACAAAAGCTAACGGCAGAAACAGCACCTTATATTCATCCGATGATTGGTATGGAGGATATCTCTCCGTATGATTTTTTGGATGACTAA
- the mnmA gene encoding tRNA 2-thiouridine(34) synthase MnmA: MKETRDPSQIRVVVGMSGGVDSSVAAYLLKQQGYEVIGIFMKNWDDTDENGVCTATEDYDDVIKVCNQIGIPYYAVNFEKQYWDKVFTYFLEEYKAGRTPNPDVMCNKEIKFKAFLEHAMNLGADYLATGHYARIDRSDDGEVKMLRGVDDNKDQTYFLNQLSQEQLSHVMFPIGDIEKKEVRKIAEEAGLATAKKKDSTGICFIGERNFKEFLSQYLPAQPGKMETMDGVVMGQHDGLMYYTLGQRHGLGIGGDGEPWFVLGKDLERNVLLVGQGFDNEYSYSTSLTAVKMNYTSTKKLPGKFSCTAKFRYRQTDTPVEVEVLPDGRAHIIFAEPVRAITPGQAVVLYDGEECMGGGTIDEVFKGNEKLTYVG; this comes from the coding sequence ATGAAAGAAACACGTGACCCCTCACAAATTCGCGTTGTTGTCGGCATGTCTGGTGGGGTTGATTCCTCGGTGGCTGCATACTTGTTAAAACAACAAGGGTATGAAGTAATCGGGATCTTTATGAAAAACTGGGATGATACGGACGAAAACGGTGTTTGTACAGCAACAGAAGATTATGATGATGTAATAAAAGTATGTAATCAAATAGGTATCCCATATTATGCCGTTAATTTCGAAAAACAATACTGGGATAAAGTTTTCACATACTTTTTAGAAGAATATAAAGCAGGACGTACTCCGAACCCTGATGTAATGTGTAATAAAGAGATTAAATTTAAAGCATTTTTAGAGCATGCCATGAACCTTGGCGCTGATTACTTAGCAACAGGTCACTATGCACGTATTGACCGCAGTGATGACGGGGAAGTCAAAATGTTACGCGGTGTTGATGACAATAAGGATCAAACATACTTTTTAAACCAACTATCACAGGAGCAATTATCTCACGTCATGTTCCCTATTGGTGATATTGAGAAAAAAGAAGTGCGTAAAATTGCAGAAGAAGCAGGATTAGCAACTGCAAAGAAAAAAGATTCAACGGGCATTTGCTTTATCGGAGAACGTAATTTCAAAGAATTTTTAAGTCAATATTTACCAGCTCAACCTGGCAAAATGGAAACGATGGATGGCGTTGTGATGGGACAGCATGATGGTTTAATGTACTATACACTTGGTCAACGACATGGTCTTGGTATTGGTGGAGATGGTGAGCCATGGTTTGTATTAGGAAAAGATTTAGAGCGAAATGTTCTACTTGTAGGACAAGGATTTGACAACGAGTATTCATACTCTACATCTTTAACTGCTGTGAAAATGAATTATACTTCGACAAAAAAATTGCCTGGGAAATTTTCATGTACAGCAAAATTCCGTTACCGTCAAACTGATACTCCAGTAGAAGTTGAAGTTTTACCAGATGGCCGTGCTCATATTATTTTTGCTGAGCCTGTTCGTGCTATCACTCCTGGACAAGCAGTTGTTCTTTATGATGGAGAAGAATGTATGGGTGGCGGAACAATTGACGAAGTCTTTAAAGGTAATGAAAAACTAACATATGTTGGATAG
- a CDS encoding DHA2 family efflux MFS transporter permease subunit has product MNKVFTALLLVTALAAIEGTIVSTAIPSITADLLGVDLISWIYSAYLLASAIAAIIFGKLADLFGRKRMIIIGIIIFLTGSMLCGLAQSMEQLIVFRAIQGIGAGSILPITLTMVGELFKSEKERAKGQSYLSMVWGVSGVVGPLFGGFIVDQVSWHFIFFINIPFGLASIYLIAKHYKEQLEAVKRKIDYLGAMLFTIGMVALLFVIIENSKTQAWLSSQSILMYGIAAIFLGVFIWVELRAEEPIIPLTLFKNGRLMVINALTLSAMSIVIGVTVYIPIFAQSVLGKNATQAGLILTPMSVFWTVNSILAGYLIGRLTNKRIIQMGTILLVIGTLLLARLSEGSSDFSAYFGSSLIGLGMGFIMPMLMISIQKVANPKQLGISIGLNSFTNTFSQAMGAALFGMIFNLATSEKMASLAKGEIQLNGEFAKGGFSLEEISFLKETIANGVSYVYIATLIFAVCTLIFSFFVATKSKA; this is encoded by the coding sequence ATGAATAAAGTATTTACTGCACTATTACTTGTAACAGCACTTGCTGCCATTGAAGGTACCATTGTTAGTACAGCCATTCCAAGTATTACCGCTGATTTATTAGGAGTTGACTTAATAAGCTGGATATATTCCGCTTATTTACTGGCTTCTGCAATTGCCGCCATTATCTTTGGAAAGCTAGCCGATTTATTTGGTCGCAAACGGATGATTATTATCGGAATCATTATTTTTTTAACGGGTTCCATGCTATGTGGCTTAGCACAATCGATGGAGCAATTAATTGTGTTTCGTGCGATCCAAGGGATTGGTGCAGGTTCCATTTTACCAATCACATTAACGATGGTTGGAGAGCTGTTTAAATCTGAGAAAGAACGTGCCAAAGGACAAAGCTATTTAAGTATGGTATGGGGCGTGTCTGGCGTGGTTGGTCCTTTATTTGGTGGCTTTATCGTTGACCAAGTGTCATGGCATTTTATCTTTTTCATTAACATCCCATTCGGCTTAGCTTCTATTTATTTAATAGCTAAACATTATAAGGAACAGCTTGAGGCCGTAAAGCGTAAAATTGATTACCTCGGTGCTATGTTATTTACTATTGGTATGGTGGCGTTGTTATTTGTCATAATTGAAAACAGCAAAACGCAGGCTTGGTTATCAAGTCAATCAATTCTTATGTATGGAATCGCAGCTATATTCTTAGGTGTTTTTATTTGGGTAGAGCTACGAGCTGAAGAACCCATTATTCCATTAACACTGTTTAAAAATGGTCGACTCATGGTCATTAATGCCTTAACATTAAGCGCAATGTCTATTGTCATTGGTGTAACAGTTTATATACCGATATTTGCACAAAGTGTTCTTGGAAAAAATGCAACACAAGCAGGCTTAATATTAACACCGATGTCAGTTTTCTGGACGGTGAATTCCATTTTGGCTGGTTATTTAATTGGACGTTTAACGAATAAGCGCATTATTCAAATGGGAACGATTTTGCTTGTTATAGGTACACTATTGCTTGCAAGATTATCTGAAGGCTCCAGTGATTTCAGTGCCTATTTTGGTTCCTCCTTAATTGGATTGGGTATGGGCTTTATTATGCCGATGTTAATGATTTCAATCCAAAAGGTTGCCAATCCAAAGCAACTTGGTATATCTATAGGCTTGAACTCATTTACCAATACATTTAGTCAAGCAATGGGCGCAGCTCTATTTGGGATGATTTTTAACCTTGCAACGAGTGAAAAAATGGCTTCATTGGCCAAAGGTGAAATTCAATTAAATGGGGAATTTGCAAAAGGTGGCTTTAGTCTAGAAGAAATTAGCTTTTTAAAGGAAACTATTGCAAATGGTGTAAGCTATGTATATATAGCTACCCTTATTTTTGCAGTTTGTACCCTGATTTTCTCTTTCTTTGTAGCAACAAAGTCCAAAGCATAG
- a CDS encoding tetratricopeptide repeat protein, with protein sequence MNFNEQGIQAFQEKRYEDAAQLFTKAIEAEPENAIGYVNFGNLLAVLEDTERAERFFQKAITVDETAATAYYGLANLYYNAERYNEAVKLYEQALKHHIEGADVYYMMGKCFERMENSKLALPYLQRAVELAPEDTQIRLAYAIVLCALEMFEEGKKELDLLIEQDWNNADAHYNLGVLYAVSTEQTEDAMYHLKQAFTLEPEYDQARYIYDMIAQRFN encoded by the coding sequence ATGAATTTTAATGAACAAGGCATTCAAGCATTTCAAGAAAAACGTTATGAGGATGCTGCACAATTATTTACAAAAGCAATTGAAGCAGAGCCAGAAAATGCTATTGGATATGTGAATTTTGGGAATCTATTAGCGGTGCTCGAAGATACAGAACGTGCTGAGCGTTTCTTTCAGAAGGCCATTACTGTGGATGAAACAGCGGCTACAGCTTATTATGGTTTAGCCAATCTATATTACAATGCAGAACGCTATAATGAAGCAGTGAAGCTTTATGAGCAAGCATTAAAGCATCATATTGAAGGCGCGGATGTCTATTATATGATGGGCAAATGTTTTGAACGCATGGAAAATTCAAAATTGGCATTGCCTTATTTACAACGTGCCGTGGAGCTTGCTCCCGAAGATACACAGATTCGATTAGCCTATGCCATTGTGCTATGTGCGTTAGAAATGTTTGAGGAAGGGAAGAAGGAACTGGATCTTTTAATTGAGCAGGATTGGAATAATGCAGATGCACACTATAATTTAGGTGTACTGTATGCCGTGTCCACAGAACAAACAGAAGATGCGATGTATCATTTGAAACAAGCATTTACATTAGAGCCTGAATATGATCAAGCACGTTATATTTACGATATGATTGCACAACGATTTAACTAA